The window AATGAGAGGTAGGGAGTAATGCATCTGACTTTATTCGAGGAGTGGGCCTAACTGATAATGATACTTGACCTTTTACTAACATTCAGCATTTATAACAGTCGGTTTCTATTCTGCACTTGTTCCGACAGATCATGCTCTCAATCATAGCCAAGCTCAAAGTACAACCGTTTACATAGcattcattatatatatgcCATTTATCTTGCCAAGCATAGATACTCATACTAGTCACACTTTGCTATTTACCTAGTGGCCCCAACTTGTGCAAATTTCTTTCACAAATTTTCAACATTAGAAAATATATTCCATCTGGGCACGTGTTTGTTAATACACGGTAGAATAACGTGAGCTTTTGCAGTGTTCACGTAGCAATGCTAATAACATCTTCACAAAAGTATATAACCGTAACAGACAAATAGAGTGAGTACAAAGTTCAGGAGAGAATAAGTGAAGATGACATGAATCATTTCATGTGATTGAACTTGTAGGCCATCACTAAAcagctaatatatatataggtcaCGCAAAGCAATAAGTTACTATCTATTTGCATACTTCAGAAGATCAAGCAAAAGAAGTTAACAACCCTAATTATACTATGCAGACAGAATATTTAGACAGATTATGAGTATTTGAATGTATTTAGTTAGACTTGCATAAGCATATCTCtactaaatttaaaacaaactacTAAAAGATTAAGAGGCATGGTATTAGTAAAAACTCGTGATATTAGTCTAAATCCATTGCATTCGCATGAATCACTTGCATTTGTACAACTAGAAACTCATTCCAGAATTAGCTTATAATAAGTATGTATGATATTTACAATGTCTGATTACAGCATCCAGTTGAGTCTCTTGCAAATTTACAAAGCACCGTCAGCTCAACAATTCCTGAAAATAGAAATACATAATTGATACACTACCCAAGTTAGTGTGCAAATTATGAGTGATTTTTTAGTAGTATGAAGAGCTGCATGCAATATACGTTTAAGGATAGAAATATGATGAATGTTATCAACAcacttttttaaatacattctCTACTATTAAGAgtctaattatttataatgtgCGACCTACACGAAGTTTACCTAACAATTGAGTGTTGAAAAGAGTGCAATAAAGGGTGTTTTGCAAGAATTCCTCAAGATATATATACACATGAGTCCATATTAAGCATTATGATAAGCTATTGTAGCAAAGAGAAGGCTGCTATAAGATTTTAGGGCAGAGGGAAATACCGCAACAGTTGTGCAATTTACATCCAGCCCAGCTTCCATAAGGCAATGATAAGTTTTATATTTCCTATAACATCGTTCTGCTTCAGAATCAAGCCATAAGTTCAAAAACAGTGACGCCTCTGGGTGCATGTGTTTATCAAAATGCAGAGTTTTCCCCAGACTCCTCCTAATAACCTGAAGCTTCAATAATTTAAACACTTTTTTCAgattttgaaaaacataaaacctAATTGGATTCTAGTTATCATCACAGATATCTGGGTACCTGAGCTATTTCATTGCCTTTGTCCTGGTGTTCACTGCTAGATGCTAAAAATCTCTGTCCACTCTGCccaaacatattaaaaactcTGTTTTTTCCCATATAATCATTTTGTTGATAAAGCTGGTTTGGATCATTAAGGGTCTCTATACTTGTCATTTCAAGTCCCTTGAATGTAAACATGTACACGTCAgtctcaataataataaatattgagcagaaaataaaaaaacaaaatggcaCAATTGGCAATTAGGCTGCTTTTATGCAAAAATTGCTAAGAAATAGATTCATACATACCTTGGAACCCTCCAATGACCTATCAGGACCAAATGGATTATCTGTGGGAGTTGAATCAAGGGTTGGAATCCTTAGGCCACATCTTTTTGTGCTGAAATCATTTAGGTTATTGATTATTTGCTGGATCATAATCTCATCATGACCATGTTCACTATTTGAGTCTACTCCATCCATGGATGTTTGCACAAGCAATTCTGAAAGAACATGAATTGCACTGACAATTGTCCCAACATCAGGTTTTGGAGATTTAATTAAGGTCTTTGAAAGACCTTCAAATGTTTTCAGAGGATCAGGAACAGCATTAACCCCAGATGACAATGCTGCCTGAGTTGGAAATGGAAAATGACCCTTTGCAGGGAAAGCATTACAAACCCTGGAATCTTTAGTTCCCTTTACAAAGTTATCAACATCCACAACAGTTTCAAGTTTTCCATTGGATATTGAGCAGTCTTCTTTAGAGGAAGATTGTGTCACCATACAATGCAAATTTAGCACAGGATCCACAGAGCTATTTTTTGGATTATTAAACATATTAAATGCCTTTTCTCTTCCACAGGTGTTACTAGAAGACTGAAGCTCAATCCCCTTCCTCGGCTCTACTGGGGATTCAGCCATAACAGTTTTAATGAGCATGTCCTCTCCTGACAACAAATTAGTAGCTACAGGCGTACAAGAGATGGAAGACCCAAAATCATCCTTAACATATCCAATACCCGGAAAGAACTGAGGAGCCAAAGGGTTTAAACTATTATGTTTTTCTGTTGCTTTCTCAACATTACTAATTTGTATTGATCCTGAATTTTCTATTGGAGTTAGACAAAAAGCCATGGTTCCCTTCCAACAAGGAGAATCCACATCAGAGTCACTTTCACCCAAATTCTTGGAAGACTGATTTTGAGAAGTGTTTTTAGCGGAGGGCAATTCGGTTATTGGTAATTTGAGTGGGGAAACCTTGAAATTAGAAAGAGGAACAGAGATAGATTCGTTAGCTGAATGCATTAAGCCTTTAGAATTCGATGGAAGGTCTTCAGCCACAATTGTACTAGTACCAGCAGACTCTGGGCAGGGACTCACTCCATCAACAGCATGCTTACCTGTACATATCATGCCATAATTTTCTTAACAGGTTgaaacttacaaaaaaaaacatctatAATCAAAATTCAAGAACTGAACATTAAAAGTCAATCCTAGATGGAAGCAAGCTTTTGATACCCCTGGCTGTTCTATTGGTTCACTGTAACACCAATAATTCAAGATATTGGGAGTGTAACTAGAACAACAGTTTCAAGGACAGAACcatgtatgaacaaattttaaCCCTGGTGGGATTGCTAAAAAGTCGAAGGAGTAGCTGATAATCACATTTTCATCCATACCAGGAAAAAGCAAAATTCAATTAAGGAAAAATATCAACTATGCTGTTGCAAACAGTAAACTTTCTCTTTAATTATTCTTTCTATTTTGAGGACAGAGACAAGGAAAACAAAGAATATTAAGTAATAATATAGAACAGAAATTTCAGATGTACTTTATCTTAAAACACCCAATTGATGACTCTCAACAAAAGCTTGATGTTTTTGGCAACATTATAAGATATTCTAATTATCAAAATGGCTAGAGAAGAAATTACAATATGAAGTGATGAAGAGTTACTTCAGCaaatgtgcaaaaaaaaaaaaatcaacagcaATAAAGATTTCACGATTTTCTtagcaatttcatttttctttaaagaaccACATGCTCCTCAGTGGATAAACTTCATACAACTAAGTGCATGTCAGCAGCCTTATAGCACAAAGCTCAGAGTCTTACAATGGTCACTGAGtatgaaaaatagaaagaaactaAAGCCTGAAAAACAAATCCGAAATTCCCTGCTTGTAATCCTCATTTAAGCCGTAAAAATCTTAATATGCTCAAAAAACTGTATGTCAGCAAAATCAATTATTAaggtaacataaaaataaaatgcatctAAAATGATATACATTGgcctcaaaagtcaaaactaaGGGCTTCAGAATCACCAAGACAATAAAAGCACAATCAATATCATTATATCAATATCTACATGATGATACACAtagaagtaaaaacaaaaaaggacaaGAGTGAAACGGAAGCATCCCAGTCATTCAATCAAACCAAGACAACAGAAGAAAAATTGCAAACcataaaaaaaggagaaaactaAACTACCCTTGTGAAACAAACTCTCATGAGAATCCCCTTCTCCTTGCTTCCCATGGCACAAGGGTGAGTAACTAGGCAACGAAAAATCCTCCCCAAACCCATCAAAGTCATATTCTTTTGGCGATTCAAGAAAAGGGTACCCTGAAAAAGGGGAACTTGAGCAGGGTTGGAGGGTAGAACGGTTGAGCGTGAAGGGTTTCGCCAATGGTGACAAACGTGTCGTGGTCAACGAGTTAACTTGCTTGCTCtgattcttcttcatcatccttTGCAATTTGGAAGTCTGAAAGTGAACAGCAAATCCAAGAGTATCAGAGCTCACTCCAAAGGATGCAAAATCAAAGCGTTTGTGAGGGTTACTATTGACAAGAGAAAGTATATAGTAGCTTCGTCGCCAAGTAGTGTGATTATTGTGCTTaccttctctcttctttctgAGTTGTTGGATTTTTTTGTTAACCTTATTGGGAATGTGTACTTCTACTTCCCAATCCCAACAACTGAAGGAGGAGCCCACAAACCATttatgcaacttttttttttttttaacccaatAGAACTGGGAGAATTCTTATCgagttttcaattttcatagtGGCAACTTGCAATTGCAACAATGAAGAGTTGTTTTGTGtgaaaaaataccaaaatttcTGTTcgtatcattttttaattgtattttgataattattattgattttaattattaacatgaaaataaatattcacaAATGACATGACTAATGACAcaactttaaaaatatacagCTCAGTCCTCTTTATTGGCCCAAGAATACAGacgttattaatatatatattcaaattttgatgataatgttattatatatttgcCTCTTTATTGGCCCAAGAGTACAgatgttattaatatatatttgaattttaataataatgttattata of the Glycine max cultivar Williams 82 chromosome 13, Glycine_max_v4.0, whole genome shotgun sequence genome contains:
- the LOC100804726 gene encoding uncharacterized protein isoform X1, which encodes MMKKNQSKQVNSLTTTRLSPLAKPFTLNRSTLQPCSSSPFSGYPFLESPKEYDFDGFGEDFSLPSYSPLCHGKQGEGDSHESLFHKGKHAVDGVSPCPESAGTSTIVAEDLPSNSKGLMHSANESISVPLSNFKVSPLKLPITELPSAKNTSQNQSSKNLGESDSDVDSPCWKGTMAFCLTPIENSGSIQISNVEKATEKHNSLNPLAPQFFPGIGYVKDDFGSSISCTPVATNLLSGEDMLIKTVMAESPVEPRKGIELQSSSNTCGREKAFNMFNNPKNSSVDPVLNLHCMVTQSSSKEDCSISNGKLETVVDVDNFVKGTKDSRVCNAFPAKGHFPFPTQAALSSGVNAVPDPLKTFEGLSKTLIKSPKPDVGTIVSAIHVLSELLVQTSMDGVDSNSEHGHDEIMIQQIINNLNDFSTKRCGLRIPTLDSTPTDNPFGPDRSLEGSKGLEMTSIETLNDPNQLYQQNDYMGKNRVFNMFGQSGQRFLASSSEHQDKGNEIAQLQVIRRSLGKTLHFDKHMHPEASLFLNLWLDSEAERCYRKYKTYHCLMEAGLDVNCTTVAELLS
- the LOC100804726 gene encoding uncharacterized protein isoform X2 — protein: MMKKNQSKQVNSLTTTRLSPLAKPFTLNRSTLQPCSSSPFSGYPFLESPKEYDFDGFGEDFSLPSYSPLCHGKQGEGDSHESLFHKGKHAVDGVSPCPESAGTSTIVAEDLPSNSKGLMHSANESISVPLSNFKVSPLKLPITELPSAKNTSQNQSSKNLGESDSDVDSPCWKGTMAFCLTPIENSGSIQISNVEKATEKHNSLNPLAPQFFPGIGYVKDDFGSSISCTPVATNLLSGEDMLIKTVMAESPVEPRKGIELQSSSNTCGREKAFNMFNNPKNSSVDPVLNLHCMVTQSSSKEDCSISNGKLETVVDVDNFVKGTKDSRVCNAFPAKGHFPFPTQAALSSGVNAVPDPLKTFEGLSKTLIKSPKPDVGTIVSAIHVLSELLVQTSMDGVDSNSEHGHDEIMIQQIINNLNDFSTKRCGLRIPTLDSTPTDNPFGPDRSLEGSKGLEMTSIETLNDPNQLYQQNDYMGKNRVFNMFGQSGQRFLASSSEHQDKGNEIAQVIRRSLGKTLHFDKHMHPEASLFLNLWLDSEAERCYRKYKTYHCLMEAGLDVNCTTVAELLS